The sequence TCCCGTATTCATAAGGGACGGCTTCTACTTTTTGTTGTAACATGAGTGTCTTTAGCTTTTTTTCTGCTTCTTCACTACTCAAATCCAGGACCATTGCGACTTCCGCAGTGGCTAAAAAACCATATGTTTGCAACAATCCCTCGAGAGTCGGTGGAGTGGCTTTTACTGGTACGAAGCCAAGCATGTCTTCCAATAACTGGACATAAATCGAAAATGGATACTGGCCGGAAATTTTAATGCCTGCTTCTTCCGAATTGTCGTTAAAGAAAACAAAAGTTGGGACGGTATCAACGTCCATCTCGTTCGTCGTTTGCACGTCACACTGAAGCGCTTTGGCAGCGCTCGGTGAATGGAGGTCGGCTATAAAAGCATCAACGTCCAGCCCTGCATCGTCGGCGCATGTTTTTAGCACGTCTTCATTGGTAATGTTTTGTTTTTGTAAAAACAACGTTTCTCGAAGCTTGCGCAAAAAGCGGTGGCCTGCTTTTGGTCCTTGTAGTTCTGCTGCTTTTATCGCAAGTGAAGCTTTATATGGATGAAAATCACTAAGTTTTATATCCCCGGCGTAAGGCATATTTGAGGATGATACACCTTTCACCCATACCGGTGGGCGTGTATGTTTGACTTTGCCTGCTTCGCACGCATTCCATACATTCAACTTTCCAGCAAGCAGGACCCGTATTCGGAAATAATGACCATATTCGACTTTGAGCTTCTTTAGAATCGGCTCCATCGACCAGCATTGAGCGCACAGCGGATCAATAAAGGTGTAAATCTCCAATGGTTTTTTGGCAGGCAGCGCTTCATTTGCCTCGGGAGAAATGCCGCAAATCCCGAGTTCATGGTCACAATGGCTAGTCACGCGATGTTTGGCGTTCATGGGCCAACTCCTTTCTTTTATCCCGGCGTTGGGTGATTAACCATATGATGTGCAGTCAGCCTAAGCCGATGCATCATATAATCACGAATGTCGCCTGATAAATGCACGTCGTCCATGGCA is a genomic window of Shouchella clausii containing:
- a CDS encoding ClpXP adapter SpxH family protein, with amino-acid sequence MNAKHRVTSHCDHELGICGISPEANEALPAKKPLEIYTFIDPLCAQCWSMEPILKKLKVEYGHYFRIRVLLAGKLNVWNACEAGKVKHTRPPVWVKGVSSSNMPYAGDIKLSDFHPYKASLAIKAAELQGPKAGHRFLRKLRETLFLQKQNITNEDVLKTCADDAGLDVDAFIADLHSPSAAKALQCDVQTTNEMDVDTVPTFVFFNDNSEEAGIKISGQYPFSIYVQLLEDMLGFVPVKATPPTLEGLLQTYGFLATAEVAMVLDLSSEEAEKKLKTLMLQQKVEAVPYEYGTFWKWLM